From a region of the Solanum stenotomum isolate F172 chromosome 2, ASM1918654v1, whole genome shotgun sequence genome:
- the LOC125854816 gene encoding protein SEMI-ROLLED LEAF 2 isoform X3 — protein MNGVSGVMSRQVLPACGSLCFFCPAMRTRSRQPVKRYKKLISDIFPRSQEEEPNDRKIGKLCEYAAKNPFRIPKITKSLEEKCYKELRNENFRSAKVVMCIYKKLVVSCKEHMPLFANSLLSVLQTLLDQSRENDMLIVGCESLFDFVNNQKDGTYMFHLDGFIPKLCQLAQQIGEEESAINLRTVGLKALSAMVWFMGEYSHVSAEFDNIVSVVLENYPRPRKETQDSNQNREDAENPAFWSRACLHNMAKLGKEATTTRRVLESLFRYFDDDNLWPTENGIAVPILKDMQYTMDASGENAHLLLSTLVKHLDHKNVLKQPEMQLDIVQVVTSLAQTTKIHHSIALVSAITDIMRHLRKSIHYTHDDAKLGAELIKWNRLFQESVDECLVELSNKVGDAGPILDVMAVMLENITSIQVIARTTIAAVYRASQIIASMPNLSYQNKAFPEALFHQLLPAMVHPDHETRVGAHRIFSVVLVPSSVSPQKVSEETHLRKAADFSRALSRTVSVFSSSAALFGKLRDQRSPSMEKVTLGMEQKDNNSGMLNRIKSTYSGVYSMKGSPAPIEESMNKPSNEMGPISLRLSSHQIVLLLSSIWVQSISPANMPENYEAIAHTFSLVLLFSRAKNSYREALVQSFQLAFSLRNVALIEGGSLPPSRKRSLFVLATSMIIFSSKAYNIPSLVPRVKAALSDKTVDPFLHLVEDSKLQAAESSSGNGKVTYGSNEDDSSAQKCLSQINITEEQSTQSMISLILKSLSNLSDLEVSALREELLKKFSPDDSDSLGTQFFTDAQQRAQQSNSVDLTSIFDDDGPDLFYSSSKQNEQSAMEIPNLLSVNQLLESVLETAHQVGRISVSTEPEFSYKEMAHHCEALLTGKQQKMYNLMNSQHRQDNALIKISESSSDQGEESASDNQVDNQVENQLEDQKVVDVSDKPTHEIVPSHCGAEYQSNPESFRLPASSPYDNFLKAARW, from the exons ATGAACGGAGTCTCCGGTGTGATGTCAAGGCAAGTATTGCCAGCATGTGGAAGCCTTTGTTTCTTCTGCCCTGCGATGAGGACAAGATCAAGGCAGCCTGTTAAGAGGTATAAGAAGTTGATCTCAGACATTTTCCCTCGGTCCCAG GAAGAAGAACCAAATGATAGGAAAATTGGAAAACTTTGTGAATATGCTGCAAAAAATCCTTTTCGAATTCCCAAG ATAACAAAGTCACTTGAAGAGAAGTGTTATAAGGAATTGAGAAATGAGAATTTTCGGTCAGCAAAGGTTGTTATGTGTATATACAAAAAGTTGGTTGTTTCATGCAAGGAGCACAT GCCACTTTTTGCAAATAGTTTGCTCAGCGTCTTACAAACTCTTCTAGATCAGTCGCGTGAGAATGACATGCTAATTGTCGGATGTGAATCactatttgattttgtaaataatCAG AAAGACGGTACTTACATGTTTCATTTAGATGGTTTTATTCCAAAGCTGTGTCAACTGGCACAACAAATAGGAGAGGAGGAAAGTGCTATAAATCTCCGCACAGTTGGCCTGAAAGCACTTTCTGCAATG GTTTGGTTCATGGGCGAATATTCCCATGTTTCAGCGGAATTTGACAAT ATTGTTTCAGTAGTCTTGGAAAATTATCCAAGGCCGAGAAAGGAAACTCAAGACTCAAACCAGAACAG GGAGGATGCCGAAAACCCAGCATTTTGGTCTAGGGCTTGCCTGCATAACATGGCCAAGCTAGGTAAGGAGGCTACAACCACAAGGCGAGTTTTGGAATCTTTATTCCGCTACTTTGACGACGACAATTTATGGCCTACTGAAAATGGAATTGCTGTACCTATTTTAAAAGATATGCAGTACACGATGGATGCTTCAG GAGAGAATGCGCACCTTCTGCTGTCAACATTAGTCAAGCACCTAGATCACAAAAATGTTCTTAAACAACCTGAAATGCAGCTTGACATTGTTCAGGTGGTGACTTCACTTGCTCAAACAACGAAGATTCATCATTCCATTGCCCTAGTCAGTGCAATAACTGATATCATGAGGCACTTACGGAAAAGTATACATTATACTCATGATGACGCAAAGCTGGGAGCCGAGTTAATAAAGTGGAACCGGCTTTTCCAGGAATCAGTGGACGAGTGCCTTGTGGAGTTGTCAAATAAG GTTGGAGATGCAGGCCCTATTCTTGATGTGATGGCAGTAATGTTAGAGAACATCACAAGTATCCAAGTGATAGCAAGAACTACTATTGCTGCTGTTTACCGTGCTTCTCAAATCATAGCTTCTATGCCAAACTTGTCATACCAAAACAAA GCATTCCCAGAGGCTTTGTTTCATCAGTTACTCCCTGCTATGGTCCACCCTGATCATGAAACGCGAGTTGGAGCTCATCGAATCTTTTCTGTTGTCCTTGTTCCATCTTCTGTTTCTCCTCAGAAGGTATCTGAGGAAACCCACCTAAGGAAGGCAGCAGATTTTTCAAGAGCACTCTCTAGAACTGTTTCCGTCTTTTCTTCTTCAGCTGCACTTTTTGGAAAGCTGAGAGACCAGAGGTCCCCTTCAATGGAGAAGGTTACTCTTGGAATGGAACAGAAAGATAACAATAGTGGGATGCTCAACAGAATAAAGTCAACATATAGCGGGGTATATAGCATGAAAGGCTCTCCTGCACCTATTGAAGAGTCTATGAACAAGCCAAGTAACGAAATG GGTCCTATTTCTCTAAGACTCAGCAGCCACCAAATCGTACTCCTTCTCTCCTCAATATGGGTACAATCCATTTCCCCTGCAAATATGCCTGAGAATTATGAAGCCATTGCTCACACATTTAGCTTGGTCTTGCTATTTTCTAGAGCAAAG AACTCGTACCGTGAAGCTCTAGTGCAAAGTTTTCAGCTTGCATTTTCGTTGAGAAATGTTGCACTCATTGAAGGAG GGTCCCTACCACCATCACGTAAAAGATCTCTGTTTGTGTTGGCGACATCTATGATTATTTTCTCATCAAAGGCATATAATATACCTTCTCTAGTTCCCCGTGTCAAGGCTGCACTTTCAGATAAAACG GTTGATCCATTTTTACATTTGGTAGAAGATAGCAAACTACAAGCTGCTGAATCAAGTTCTGGTAATGGAAAAGTTACATATGGATCCAATGAGGATGATAGTTCTGCTCAGAAATGTCTCTCGCAAATAAATATCACAGAGGAACAGTCCACGCAATCCATGATTTCTTTAATCCTAAAGAGCTTATCTAATCTATCAGAC CTTGAAGTATCAGCTTTAAGGGAGGAATTGCTTAAGAAATTTTCACCAGATGATTCAGATTCCCTGGGGACTCAGTTTTTCACCGATGCTCAACAGAGAGCTCAGCAGTCTAATTCAGTTGAT CTGACCTCAATATTTGACGATGATGGTCCAGATTTATTTTATAGTAGTTCCAAACAGAATGAACAATCAGCCATGGAAATTCCCAATCTGTTGAGTGTCAATCAACTTTTAGAATCT GTTTTGGAGACAGCACATCAAGTAGGGAGAATCTCTGTGAGCACGGAACCTGAATTTTCATACAAAGAAATGGCTCATCATTGTGAGGCACTTTTAACGGGAAAACAACAAAAGATGTACAATTTGATGAATAGCCAACATAGACAAGATAATGCACTGATCAAAATATCAGAGAGTTCCAGTGATCAAGGCGAAGAAAGTGCTTCTGATAACCAGGTTGACAATCAG GTTGAGAATCAACTCGAAGATCAGAAAGTAGTCGATGTTTCTGATAAACCAACACACGAAATTGTTCCTTCACATTGTGGAGCAGAATATCAAAGTAATCCGGAGTCCTTCAGGCTACCGGCATCAAGTCCATATGACAATTTTTTGAAAGCTGCCAGATGGTAG
- the LOC125854816 gene encoding protein SEMI-ROLLED LEAF 2 isoform X2, protein MNGVSGVMSRQVLPACGSLCFFCPAMRTRSRQPVKRYKKLISDIFPRSQEEEPNDRKIGKLCEYAAKNPFRIPKITKSLEEKCYKELRNENFRSAKVVMCIYKKLVVSCKEHMPLFANSLLSVLQTLLDQSRENDMLIVGCESLFDFVNNQKDGTYMFHLDGFIPKLCQLAQQIGEEESAINLRTVGLKALSAMVWFMGEYSHVSAEFDNIVSVVLENYPRPRKETQDSNQNRWVEEVRKVEGHVSPSPEVIAKVPSWRIIVNEKGELNISKEDAENPAFWSRACLHNMAKLGKEATTTRRVLESLFRYFDDDNLWPTENGIAVPILKDMQYTMDASGENAHLLLSTLVKHLDHKNVLKQPEMQLDIVQVVTSLAQTTKIHHSIALVSAITDIMRHLRKSIHYTHDDAKLGAELIKWNRLFQESVDECLVELSNKVGDAGPILDVMAVMLENITSIQVIARTTIAAVYRASQIIASMPNLSYQNKAFPEALFHQLLPAMVHPDHETRVGAHRIFSVVLVPSSVSPQKVSEETHLRKAADFSRALSRTVSVFSSSAALFGKLRDQRSPSMEKVTLGMEQKDNNSGMLNRIKSTYSGVYSMKGSPAPIEESMNKPSNEMGPISLRLSSHQIVLLLSSIWVQSISPANMPENYEAIAHTFSLVLLFSRAKNSYREALVQSFQLAFSLRNVALIEGGSLPPSRKRSLFVLATSMIIFSSKAYNIPSLVPRVKAALSDKTVDPFLHLVEDSKLQAAESSSGNGKVTYGSNEDDSSAQKCLSQINITEEQSTQSMISLILKSLSNLSDLEVSALREELLKKFSPDDSDSLGTQFFTDAQQRAQQSNSVDLTSIFDDDGPDLFYSSSKQNEQSAMEIPNLLSVNQLLESVLETAHQVGRISVSTEPEFSYKEMAHHCEALLTGKQQKMYNLMNSQHRQDNALIKISESSSDQGEESASDNQVENQLEDQKVVDVSDKPTHEIVPSHCGAEYQSNPESFRLPASSPYDNFLKAARW, encoded by the exons ATGAACGGAGTCTCCGGTGTGATGTCAAGGCAAGTATTGCCAGCATGTGGAAGCCTTTGTTTCTTCTGCCCTGCGATGAGGACAAGATCAAGGCAGCCTGTTAAGAGGTATAAGAAGTTGATCTCAGACATTTTCCCTCGGTCCCAG GAAGAAGAACCAAATGATAGGAAAATTGGAAAACTTTGTGAATATGCTGCAAAAAATCCTTTTCGAATTCCCAAG ATAACAAAGTCACTTGAAGAGAAGTGTTATAAGGAATTGAGAAATGAGAATTTTCGGTCAGCAAAGGTTGTTATGTGTATATACAAAAAGTTGGTTGTTTCATGCAAGGAGCACAT GCCACTTTTTGCAAATAGTTTGCTCAGCGTCTTACAAACTCTTCTAGATCAGTCGCGTGAGAATGACATGCTAATTGTCGGATGTGAATCactatttgattttgtaaataatCAG AAAGACGGTACTTACATGTTTCATTTAGATGGTTTTATTCCAAAGCTGTGTCAACTGGCACAACAAATAGGAGAGGAGGAAAGTGCTATAAATCTCCGCACAGTTGGCCTGAAAGCACTTTCTGCAATG GTTTGGTTCATGGGCGAATATTCCCATGTTTCAGCGGAATTTGACAAT ATTGTTTCAGTAGTCTTGGAAAATTATCCAAGGCCGAGAAAGGAAACTCAAGACTCAAACCAGAACAGGTGGGTGGAAGAAGTGCGCAAAGTTGAGGGCCACGTTTCTCCTTCCCCAGAAGTCATCGCGAAGGTTCCCTCGTGGAGAATCATTGTGAATGAGAAAGGGGAActaaatatttcaaa GGAGGATGCCGAAAACCCAGCATTTTGGTCTAGGGCTTGCCTGCATAACATGGCCAAGCTAGGTAAGGAGGCTACAACCACAAGGCGAGTTTTGGAATCTTTATTCCGCTACTTTGACGACGACAATTTATGGCCTACTGAAAATGGAATTGCTGTACCTATTTTAAAAGATATGCAGTACACGATGGATGCTTCAG GAGAGAATGCGCACCTTCTGCTGTCAACATTAGTCAAGCACCTAGATCACAAAAATGTTCTTAAACAACCTGAAATGCAGCTTGACATTGTTCAGGTGGTGACTTCACTTGCTCAAACAACGAAGATTCATCATTCCATTGCCCTAGTCAGTGCAATAACTGATATCATGAGGCACTTACGGAAAAGTATACATTATACTCATGATGACGCAAAGCTGGGAGCCGAGTTAATAAAGTGGAACCGGCTTTTCCAGGAATCAGTGGACGAGTGCCTTGTGGAGTTGTCAAATAAG GTTGGAGATGCAGGCCCTATTCTTGATGTGATGGCAGTAATGTTAGAGAACATCACAAGTATCCAAGTGATAGCAAGAACTACTATTGCTGCTGTTTACCGTGCTTCTCAAATCATAGCTTCTATGCCAAACTTGTCATACCAAAACAAA GCATTCCCAGAGGCTTTGTTTCATCAGTTACTCCCTGCTATGGTCCACCCTGATCATGAAACGCGAGTTGGAGCTCATCGAATCTTTTCTGTTGTCCTTGTTCCATCTTCTGTTTCTCCTCAGAAGGTATCTGAGGAAACCCACCTAAGGAAGGCAGCAGATTTTTCAAGAGCACTCTCTAGAACTGTTTCCGTCTTTTCTTCTTCAGCTGCACTTTTTGGAAAGCTGAGAGACCAGAGGTCCCCTTCAATGGAGAAGGTTACTCTTGGAATGGAACAGAAAGATAACAATAGTGGGATGCTCAACAGAATAAAGTCAACATATAGCGGGGTATATAGCATGAAAGGCTCTCCTGCACCTATTGAAGAGTCTATGAACAAGCCAAGTAACGAAATG GGTCCTATTTCTCTAAGACTCAGCAGCCACCAAATCGTACTCCTTCTCTCCTCAATATGGGTACAATCCATTTCCCCTGCAAATATGCCTGAGAATTATGAAGCCATTGCTCACACATTTAGCTTGGTCTTGCTATTTTCTAGAGCAAAG AACTCGTACCGTGAAGCTCTAGTGCAAAGTTTTCAGCTTGCATTTTCGTTGAGAAATGTTGCACTCATTGAAGGAG GGTCCCTACCACCATCACGTAAAAGATCTCTGTTTGTGTTGGCGACATCTATGATTATTTTCTCATCAAAGGCATATAATATACCTTCTCTAGTTCCCCGTGTCAAGGCTGCACTTTCAGATAAAACG GTTGATCCATTTTTACATTTGGTAGAAGATAGCAAACTACAAGCTGCTGAATCAAGTTCTGGTAATGGAAAAGTTACATATGGATCCAATGAGGATGATAGTTCTGCTCAGAAATGTCTCTCGCAAATAAATATCACAGAGGAACAGTCCACGCAATCCATGATTTCTTTAATCCTAAAGAGCTTATCTAATCTATCAGAC CTTGAAGTATCAGCTTTAAGGGAGGAATTGCTTAAGAAATTTTCACCAGATGATTCAGATTCCCTGGGGACTCAGTTTTTCACCGATGCTCAACAGAGAGCTCAGCAGTCTAATTCAGTTGAT CTGACCTCAATATTTGACGATGATGGTCCAGATTTATTTTATAGTAGTTCCAAACAGAATGAACAATCAGCCATGGAAATTCCCAATCTGTTGAGTGTCAATCAACTTTTAGAATCT GTTTTGGAGACAGCACATCAAGTAGGGAGAATCTCTGTGAGCACGGAACCTGAATTTTCATACAAAGAAATGGCTCATCATTGTGAGGCACTTTTAACGGGAAAACAACAAAAGATGTACAATTTGATGAATAGCCAACATAGACAAGATAATGCACTGATCAAAATATCAGAGAGTTCCAGTGATCAAGGCGAAGAAAGTGCTTCTGATAACCAG GTTGAGAATCAACTCGAAGATCAGAAAGTAGTCGATGTTTCTGATAAACCAACACACGAAATTGTTCCTTCACATTGTGGAGCAGAATATCAAAGTAATCCGGAGTCCTTCAGGCTACCGGCATCAAGTCCATATGACAATTTTTTGAAAGCTGCCAGATGGTAG
- the LOC125854816 gene encoding protein SEMI-ROLLED LEAF 2 isoform X1, whose product MNGVSGVMSRQVLPACGSLCFFCPAMRTRSRQPVKRYKKLISDIFPRSQEEEPNDRKIGKLCEYAAKNPFRIPKITKSLEEKCYKELRNENFRSAKVVMCIYKKLVVSCKEHMPLFANSLLSVLQTLLDQSRENDMLIVGCESLFDFVNNQKDGTYMFHLDGFIPKLCQLAQQIGEEESAINLRTVGLKALSAMVWFMGEYSHVSAEFDNIVSVVLENYPRPRKETQDSNQNRWVEEVRKVEGHVSPSPEVIAKVPSWRIIVNEKGELNISKEDAENPAFWSRACLHNMAKLGKEATTTRRVLESLFRYFDDDNLWPTENGIAVPILKDMQYTMDASGENAHLLLSTLVKHLDHKNVLKQPEMQLDIVQVVTSLAQTTKIHHSIALVSAITDIMRHLRKSIHYTHDDAKLGAELIKWNRLFQESVDECLVELSNKVGDAGPILDVMAVMLENITSIQVIARTTIAAVYRASQIIASMPNLSYQNKAFPEALFHQLLPAMVHPDHETRVGAHRIFSVVLVPSSVSPQKVSEETHLRKAADFSRALSRTVSVFSSSAALFGKLRDQRSPSMEKVTLGMEQKDNNSGMLNRIKSTYSGVYSMKGSPAPIEESMNKPSNEMGPISLRLSSHQIVLLLSSIWVQSISPANMPENYEAIAHTFSLVLLFSRAKNSYREALVQSFQLAFSLRNVALIEGGSLPPSRKRSLFVLATSMIIFSSKAYNIPSLVPRVKAALSDKTVDPFLHLVEDSKLQAAESSSGNGKVTYGSNEDDSSAQKCLSQINITEEQSTQSMISLILKSLSNLSDLEVSALREELLKKFSPDDSDSLGTQFFTDAQQRAQQSNSVDLTSIFDDDGPDLFYSSSKQNEQSAMEIPNLLSVNQLLESVLETAHQVGRISVSTEPEFSYKEMAHHCEALLTGKQQKMYNLMNSQHRQDNALIKISESSSDQGEESASDNQVDNQVENQLEDQKVVDVSDKPTHEIVPSHCGAEYQSNPESFRLPASSPYDNFLKAARW is encoded by the exons ATGAACGGAGTCTCCGGTGTGATGTCAAGGCAAGTATTGCCAGCATGTGGAAGCCTTTGTTTCTTCTGCCCTGCGATGAGGACAAGATCAAGGCAGCCTGTTAAGAGGTATAAGAAGTTGATCTCAGACATTTTCCCTCGGTCCCAG GAAGAAGAACCAAATGATAGGAAAATTGGAAAACTTTGTGAATATGCTGCAAAAAATCCTTTTCGAATTCCCAAG ATAACAAAGTCACTTGAAGAGAAGTGTTATAAGGAATTGAGAAATGAGAATTTTCGGTCAGCAAAGGTTGTTATGTGTATATACAAAAAGTTGGTTGTTTCATGCAAGGAGCACAT GCCACTTTTTGCAAATAGTTTGCTCAGCGTCTTACAAACTCTTCTAGATCAGTCGCGTGAGAATGACATGCTAATTGTCGGATGTGAATCactatttgattttgtaaataatCAG AAAGACGGTACTTACATGTTTCATTTAGATGGTTTTATTCCAAAGCTGTGTCAACTGGCACAACAAATAGGAGAGGAGGAAAGTGCTATAAATCTCCGCACAGTTGGCCTGAAAGCACTTTCTGCAATG GTTTGGTTCATGGGCGAATATTCCCATGTTTCAGCGGAATTTGACAAT ATTGTTTCAGTAGTCTTGGAAAATTATCCAAGGCCGAGAAAGGAAACTCAAGACTCAAACCAGAACAGGTGGGTGGAAGAAGTGCGCAAAGTTGAGGGCCACGTTTCTCCTTCCCCAGAAGTCATCGCGAAGGTTCCCTCGTGGAGAATCATTGTGAATGAGAAAGGGGAActaaatatttcaaa GGAGGATGCCGAAAACCCAGCATTTTGGTCTAGGGCTTGCCTGCATAACATGGCCAAGCTAGGTAAGGAGGCTACAACCACAAGGCGAGTTTTGGAATCTTTATTCCGCTACTTTGACGACGACAATTTATGGCCTACTGAAAATGGAATTGCTGTACCTATTTTAAAAGATATGCAGTACACGATGGATGCTTCAG GAGAGAATGCGCACCTTCTGCTGTCAACATTAGTCAAGCACCTAGATCACAAAAATGTTCTTAAACAACCTGAAATGCAGCTTGACATTGTTCAGGTGGTGACTTCACTTGCTCAAACAACGAAGATTCATCATTCCATTGCCCTAGTCAGTGCAATAACTGATATCATGAGGCACTTACGGAAAAGTATACATTATACTCATGATGACGCAAAGCTGGGAGCCGAGTTAATAAAGTGGAACCGGCTTTTCCAGGAATCAGTGGACGAGTGCCTTGTGGAGTTGTCAAATAAG GTTGGAGATGCAGGCCCTATTCTTGATGTGATGGCAGTAATGTTAGAGAACATCACAAGTATCCAAGTGATAGCAAGAACTACTATTGCTGCTGTTTACCGTGCTTCTCAAATCATAGCTTCTATGCCAAACTTGTCATACCAAAACAAA GCATTCCCAGAGGCTTTGTTTCATCAGTTACTCCCTGCTATGGTCCACCCTGATCATGAAACGCGAGTTGGAGCTCATCGAATCTTTTCTGTTGTCCTTGTTCCATCTTCTGTTTCTCCTCAGAAGGTATCTGAGGAAACCCACCTAAGGAAGGCAGCAGATTTTTCAAGAGCACTCTCTAGAACTGTTTCCGTCTTTTCTTCTTCAGCTGCACTTTTTGGAAAGCTGAGAGACCAGAGGTCCCCTTCAATGGAGAAGGTTACTCTTGGAATGGAACAGAAAGATAACAATAGTGGGATGCTCAACAGAATAAAGTCAACATATAGCGGGGTATATAGCATGAAAGGCTCTCCTGCACCTATTGAAGAGTCTATGAACAAGCCAAGTAACGAAATG GGTCCTATTTCTCTAAGACTCAGCAGCCACCAAATCGTACTCCTTCTCTCCTCAATATGGGTACAATCCATTTCCCCTGCAAATATGCCTGAGAATTATGAAGCCATTGCTCACACATTTAGCTTGGTCTTGCTATTTTCTAGAGCAAAG AACTCGTACCGTGAAGCTCTAGTGCAAAGTTTTCAGCTTGCATTTTCGTTGAGAAATGTTGCACTCATTGAAGGAG GGTCCCTACCACCATCACGTAAAAGATCTCTGTTTGTGTTGGCGACATCTATGATTATTTTCTCATCAAAGGCATATAATATACCTTCTCTAGTTCCCCGTGTCAAGGCTGCACTTTCAGATAAAACG GTTGATCCATTTTTACATTTGGTAGAAGATAGCAAACTACAAGCTGCTGAATCAAGTTCTGGTAATGGAAAAGTTACATATGGATCCAATGAGGATGATAGTTCTGCTCAGAAATGTCTCTCGCAAATAAATATCACAGAGGAACAGTCCACGCAATCCATGATTTCTTTAATCCTAAAGAGCTTATCTAATCTATCAGAC CTTGAAGTATCAGCTTTAAGGGAGGAATTGCTTAAGAAATTTTCACCAGATGATTCAGATTCCCTGGGGACTCAGTTTTTCACCGATGCTCAACAGAGAGCTCAGCAGTCTAATTCAGTTGAT CTGACCTCAATATTTGACGATGATGGTCCAGATTTATTTTATAGTAGTTCCAAACAGAATGAACAATCAGCCATGGAAATTCCCAATCTGTTGAGTGTCAATCAACTTTTAGAATCT GTTTTGGAGACAGCACATCAAGTAGGGAGAATCTCTGTGAGCACGGAACCTGAATTTTCATACAAAGAAATGGCTCATCATTGTGAGGCACTTTTAACGGGAAAACAACAAAAGATGTACAATTTGATGAATAGCCAACATAGACAAGATAATGCACTGATCAAAATATCAGAGAGTTCCAGTGATCAAGGCGAAGAAAGTGCTTCTGATAACCAGGTTGACAATCAG GTTGAGAATCAACTCGAAGATCAGAAAGTAGTCGATGTTTCTGATAAACCAACACACGAAATTGTTCCTTCACATTGTGGAGCAGAATATCAAAGTAATCCGGAGTCCTTCAGGCTACCGGCATCAAGTCCATATGACAATTTTTTGAAAGCTGCCAGATGGTAG